A portion of the Misgurnus anguillicaudatus chromosome 16, ASM2758022v2, whole genome shotgun sequence genome contains these proteins:
- the plp1a gene encoding proteolipid protein 1a isoform X3: protein MGCYECCMRCLGGIPYISVVATLLCFSGVALFCGCGHQALTESERLIETHFTRDHQDYITLAYLIEYFQYIIYGLASFFFLYCIILLAEGFYTTSVVRQSFGEFRSTVCGRCISTTFIVITYMLVIVWLLVFCLSALPVYFIYNMSNTCHTINFLSETPSSINQLCIDARQYGLLPWNAVPGRVCGTRLSNICKTREFFLTYDLYVAAFAGAGMTVLALLTYTVSSTYNFAVLRYLGRKGISPRC from the exons gttgttatgaatgctgtATGCGCTGTTTGGGTGGAATACCATACATCTCTGTGGTGGCTACACTGTTGTGTTTCTCTGGTGTTGCTCTGTTCTGTGGTTGTGGACATCAGGCCCTTACAGAAAGTGAGAGACTCATTGAGACCCACTTCACCCGAGACCATCAGGACTACATCACACTGGCATATCT tatTGAGTATTTCCAGTATATTATCTATGGCCTGGCATCCTTCTTCTTTCTTTACTGTATTATCCTGTTAGCCGAGGGATTTTACACCACCAGTGTAGTGCGTCAGTCATTCGGGGAGTTTCGGAGCACAGTCTGTGGCCGATGTATCAGCACAACG TTCATCGTGATCACATACATGCTGGTTATAGTCTGGTTACTGGTCTTCTGCCTCTCTGCACTACCCGTCTACTTCATCTACAACATGTCAAACACCTGTCACACTATAAACTTTCTCTCGGAGACGCCCTCCAGTATAAACCAGCTGTGTATTGATGCCAGGCAGTACG GTCTACTTCCGTGGAACGCTGTACCAGGAAGAGTTTGTGGAACGAGACTGTCTAATATATGCAAGACAAGAGAG TTTTTCTTGACTTATGATCTGTACGTGGCAGCGTTTGCCGGGGCAGGAATGACGGTTTTGGCTCTG CTGACATATACTGTGTCCAGCACCTATAACTTTGCTGTTCTACGTTATCTGGGGAGAAAAGGCATCAGTCCACGCTGTTAA
- the plp1a gene encoding proteolipid protein 1a isoform X2, translating into MGCYECCMRCLGGIPYISVVATLLCFSGVALFCGCGHQALTESERLIETHFTRDHQDYITLAYLIEYFQYIIYGLASFFFLYCIILLAEGFYTTSVVRQSFGEFRSTVCGRCISTTFIVITYMLVIVWLLVFCLSALPVYFIYNMSNTCHTINFLSETPSSINQLCIDARQYGLLPWNAVPGRVCGTRLSNICKTREFFLTYDLYVAAFAGAGMTVLALPRERVERPEQCSMHALLKSQCWHKPRLGVRRRYHPLLPLAP; encoded by the exons gttgttatgaatgctgtATGCGCTGTTTGGGTGGAATACCATACATCTCTGTGGTGGCTACACTGTTGTGTTTCTCTGGTGTTGCTCTGTTCTGTGGTTGTGGACATCAGGCCCTTACAGAAAGTGAGAGACTCATTGAGACCCACTTCACCCGAGACCATCAGGACTACATCACACTGGCATATCT tatTGAGTATTTCCAGTATATTATCTATGGCCTGGCATCCTTCTTCTTTCTTTACTGTATTATCCTGTTAGCCGAGGGATTTTACACCACCAGTGTAGTGCGTCAGTCATTCGGGGAGTTTCGGAGCACAGTCTGTGGCCGATGTATCAGCACAACG TTCATCGTGATCACATACATGCTGGTTATAGTCTGGTTACTGGTCTTCTGCCTCTCTGCACTACCCGTCTACTTCATCTACAACATGTCAAACACCTGTCACACTATAAACTTTCTCTCGGAGACGCCCTCCAGTATAAACCAGCTGTGTATTGATGCCAGGCAGTACG GTCTACTTCCGTGGAACGCTGTACCAGGAAGAGTTTGTGGAACGAGACTGTCTAATATATGCAAGACAAGAGAG TTTTTCTTGACTTATGATCTGTACGTGGCAGCGTTTGCCGGGGCAGGAATGACGGTTTTGGCTCTG CCTCGTGAAAGGGTCGAGAGGCCTGAACAATGCAGCATGCACGCTTTGTTAAAGAGCCAGTGCT